A stretch of Chitinophaga caeni DNA encodes these proteins:
- a CDS encoding MutS-related protein — protein MSFIADKQTLEDLQMLGKYDNASVFNIFNKVQTKGAEKLLDQMFQQPLTNAGEINTRSNAFRYFTEHPTELNLDLSLIAPFEAFLDEGGDLSMPVLAWTQLKRKVLHFAVKDELFDKDVEGLHATIAFLGQCQRLLGDLESVGMVLNTPWEAWYSCAKQLFADERLQGLLVQPASSLSWWQSAKWKYLILQSLQGNLRQLILLTYELEVLITVGKVARDRNFDYAIALPAELNLMEAANVRHPGLDKAIGNTISFQGNSNVMFLTGANMAGKSTLMKSTGIMVYLAHMGFPVAANKLRFSVLDGIFSSVNVPDDLQKGYSHFYAEVLRVKQVAEAVASGKKLFIIFDELFKGTNVKDAYDATLAVTAAFAAFRACFYIISTHIIEVGSALQQQETTVQYKFMPTVMEGTVPRYTYQLQEGITGDRQGMIIIENEKILEML, from the coding sequence ATGAGTTTTATTGCAGATAAACAAACTTTGGAAGATTTGCAAATGCTGGGTAAATATGACAATGCCTCGGTATTCAACATCTTTAACAAGGTGCAAACCAAGGGAGCAGAAAAGTTGTTGGATCAAATGTTTCAGCAACCTTTGACGAATGCCGGGGAAATAAATACGAGGAGTAATGCCTTCCGTTATTTTACCGAACATCCTACCGAGCTCAATTTGGATTTGTCGCTCATTGCCCCTTTTGAAGCTTTCCTAGATGAAGGCGGGGATTTGTCCATGCCCGTTCTGGCCTGGACACAATTGAAACGGAAGGTGCTGCATTTTGCCGTAAAAGATGAATTATTTGATAAGGATGTTGAAGGATTACATGCTACGATCGCTTTCCTGGGGCAATGCCAAAGGCTGCTGGGAGATTTGGAATCCGTTGGCATGGTTTTGAATACGCCTTGGGAAGCGTGGTACAGTTGTGCTAAACAGTTGTTTGCAGATGAAAGGTTGCAAGGTTTATTGGTGCAGCCGGCCAGTAGCTTATCCTGGTGGCAAAGTGCGAAATGGAAATACTTGATATTACAATCTTTGCAGGGAAACTTGCGGCAGCTAATACTGCTTACTTACGAGTTAGAAGTATTGATAACTGTTGGGAAAGTTGCCCGCGATAGAAACTTTGACTATGCGATTGCATTACCAGCCGAACTAAATCTGATGGAAGCTGCGAATGTAAGGCATCCCGGCTTGGATAAAGCAATAGGAAATACGATCTCCTTCCAAGGCAATAGTAATGTAATGTTCCTCACAGGTGCGAATATGGCGGGAAAGTCTACCTTGATGAAATCTACAGGGATCATGGTTTACCTGGCCCATATGGGATTTCCTGTCGCAGCCAATAAATTACGATTTTCAGTCTTGGATGGTATATTCTCCTCTGTAAATGTACCGGATGATCTTCAAAAAGGCTATAGCCACTTTTATGCAGAAGTATTGCGCGTAAAGCAAGTTGCAGAAGCGGTCGCATCAGGAAAGAAATTATTTATCATTTTCGATGAACTGTTTAAAGGGACGAATGTTAAAGACGCTTACGATGCAACCCTGGCTGTAACAGCTGCATTCGCGGCATTCCGTGCATGTTTTTATATAATCTCCACCCATATCATCGAGGTTGGATCTGCCTTGCAGCAGCAGGAAACTACCGTGCAATATAAATTTATGCCTACCGTGATGGAAGGAACCGTTCCCCGTTATACCTATCAATTGCAAGAGGGCATCACGGGTGATCGGCAAGGTATGATTATCATCGAGAATGAAAAAATTCTGGAAATGTTATAA
- a CDS encoding DoxX family protein, with protein sequence MKQKILFVVSLLFGLIYINSGLNKFFNYMPVPDDLPESLLKIMSAYMEIGWLIPLVGVIEIVGGILFITNKFRALGAIVILPVMVGVLLTHTVNAPSGLPMALALFIVNIWVIYENRHKYMPMLQK encoded by the coding sequence ATGAAACAGAAAATCCTATTTGTAGTAAGCTTACTATTTGGCCTGATCTACATCAACTCTGGACTGAACAAGTTTTTTAATTACATGCCTGTACCGGACGATTTGCCTGAAAGTTTACTTAAAATAATGTCTGCTTACATGGAAATCGGCTGGCTGATTCCATTAGTTGGCGTAATCGAAATTGTTGGCGGCATACTTTTTATCACGAATAAGTTCCGAGCTTTGGGCGCTATCGTGATCCTCCCGGTCATGGTAGGAGTATTATTAACGCATACTGTTAATGCTCCATCGGGTTTGCCGATGGCATTAGCCTTATTTATCGTGAATATTTGGGTGATTTACGAAAACAGGCATAAGTATATGCCTATGCTACAAAAATAA
- a CDS encoding Gldg family protein produces the protein MRQILKIAKAEIFTMFYSPIAWLILVVFAFQTGMTFMDLFQEMVRAQQTGFGGGFMTAGLFAGNRGVFTVLQQYLYLYIPLLTMGLISREFSSGSIKLLYSSPVTSGQIIMGKFLSMVFYSLTLIGVLMIFAIIGMINIDHFDMPSVLSGLLALFLLMCAYSAIGLFMSCLTSYQVVAALGTLVLLAALSYMNQVWQDVEFIRDITYWLSISGRCNEMVLGLINSEDVLYFLIVIALFLTLSVLKLQSNRTHASFSMVWMRYAVVFVAAMMLGYITSRPMVMAYYDTTETKRNTLTPNSQEIMKKLDGGLTITTYVNLLDREYYNGIPSQVNVDKERLKQYIRFKPETKLKYVYYYDKPSNNPWLERRFPNKTLAEQAKELAEMRDIDLDLFMPPSEIKKQIDLSGEGNTFVRLVERENGQKAFLRIYDDMMKFPNEAEVTAVFKRMVMKLPKIAFLQGQGERKIEGDRIMDYTLFSSVKTFRYALTNQGCDVMNLDLSGNRQIPDSVDIIVVADMKEMPSDDVMKKVDDYVAKGGNLLITLKPGSEVMNQFIAKFGVKTVPGQLVQPKQDIAGNAVICRPTQESYKTAEIYEMMNQRHQYVGMVKAAALVMDSSNDRGYAAIPIMRTDTMKTWNELQTIDFVNDSASLDPATGERVDSFVTVMGLTRQVGKKEQRIVIIGDADCISNGGMNPPIRIYGAGNFTLVPGTFHWLSYGTVPVDVSRPKPSDDNTTLTKSGAKILRISLLWIWPGLLLLISSILLIRRKRK, from the coding sequence ATGAGACAAATTCTTAAGATCGCCAAGGCGGAAATATTCACGATGTTTTATTCACCCATCGCTTGGTTGATCCTGGTCGTGTTTGCTTTTCAAACCGGTATGACCTTCATGGATCTTTTTCAGGAGATGGTACGCGCACAGCAAACCGGCTTCGGCGGCGGTTTTATGACTGCCGGGTTATTTGCTGGAAACCGGGGCGTTTTTACTGTATTACAACAATACCTGTACCTGTATATTCCATTGTTGACAATGGGATTGATAAGCCGTGAATTTAGCAGCGGCTCTATCAAGTTATTATATTCTTCTCCCGTTACTTCGGGTCAAATCATCATGGGGAAGTTCCTGTCGATGGTATTTTACAGCCTTACCTTGATCGGGGTATTGATGATCTTCGCTATTATCGGCATGATTAATATCGATCATTTCGATATGCCCTCCGTATTATCTGGTTTGTTAGCACTGTTTTTATTAATGTGCGCCTATTCTGCCATCGGTTTATTCATGTCCTGCTTAACATCTTACCAGGTGGTTGCAGCATTGGGTACCTTGGTATTATTGGCCGCGTTAAGTTATATGAATCAAGTTTGGCAAGATGTAGAATTTATCAGGGACATTACTTATTGGTTATCGATATCGGGCCGTTGTAACGAGATGGTGCTGGGTTTAATCAATTCGGAAGATGTGCTGTATTTCTTAATAGTGATCGCCTTGTTCCTTACGTTAAGCGTATTGAAGTTACAATCCAACCGTACGCATGCTTCTTTCTCGATGGTATGGATGCGTTATGCCGTGGTTTTTGTAGCGGCTATGATGCTGGGTTACATCACTTCGAGGCCGATGGTCATGGCGTACTACGATACTACTGAAACCAAAAGGAATACCTTGACGCCCAACAGCCAGGAAATCATGAAAAAACTGGATGGCGGTTTAACGATTACTACTTATGTAAACTTGCTGGATCGCGAGTACTACAATGGTATTCCTTCGCAGGTAAATGTTGATAAAGAACGATTGAAACAATACATCCGTTTCAAACCGGAAACCAAGTTGAAATATGTATACTACTATGATAAACCGAGCAATAACCCTTGGTTAGAACGCCGTTTCCCAAACAAGACTTTAGCCGAACAGGCAAAGGAACTTGCAGAAATGCGGGATATCGATCTCGACTTATTCATGCCGCCCAGTGAAATAAAAAAGCAGATTGATTTATCTGGTGAAGGGAATACGTTCGTACGTTTGGTGGAACGTGAAAATGGCCAGAAAGCTTTCTTGCGTATATACGATGATATGATGAAGTTTCCCAATGAAGCTGAAGTCACGGCGGTATTTAAGCGTATGGTCATGAAGCTGCCTAAGATCGCATTTTTACAAGGACAAGGTGAAAGGAAAATTGAAGGCGACAGGATCATGGATTATACCTTGTTCTCATCGGTGAAAACATTCCGTTATGCCCTGACAAACCAGGGTTGCGATGTCATGAACCTGGATCTTTCCGGCAACCGGCAAATTCCCGATTCAGTGGATATTATCGTGGTGGCTGATATGAAAGAAATGCCTTCAGACGATGTAATGAAAAAAGTAGATGATTATGTTGCGAAAGGCGGTAACCTGTTAATCACATTAAAACCGGGTTCCGAGGTAATGAACCAATTTATCGCCAAGTTCGGTGTGAAAACCGTTCCCGGTCAACTGGTGCAACCCAAGCAAGATATTGCCGGCAACGCGGTGATTTGCAGGCCTACCCAGGAATCTTACAAAACCGCTGAAATCTATGAAATGATGAATCAACGCCATCAGTACGTAGGAATGGTAAAAGCTGCCGCCCTGGTGATGGATTCTTCTAACGACAGGGGCTACGCCGCTATACCGATCATGAGAACGGATACGATGAAAACCTGGAACGAATTGCAAACGATCGATTTCGTGAATGATTCCGCTTCCTTGGATCCCGCAACAGGGGAACGTGTTGATAGCTTTGTAACCGTGATGGGATTAACAAGGCAAGTAGGTAAGAAAGAACAGCGCATCGTCATCATCGGTGATGCGGATTGTATCAGCAATGGTGGTATGAACCCGCCGATCAGGATTTATGGGGCGGGCAACTTCACCTTGGTGCCGGGTACTTTTCACTGGTTATCCTACGGCACGGTCCCGGTTGATGTTAGCCGCCCGAAACCGTCTGATGATAACACGACGCTGACCAAGTCCGGTGCTAAGATCCTGAGAATTTCCTTATTGTGGATATGGCCGGGATTGTTGTTATTAATTAGTTCCATTTTATTGATCCGTAGGAAAAGAAAATAG
- a CDS encoding FAD:protein FMN transferase translates to METSSKISLQAYSKVTKLMGNRFEFTVVSGNAEWAESLIHEAIAEVQRIEQLFTTFNEASQVNAINKNAGSQPVKVDREVIELIQRSLKISEITQGAFDITYGGIDKSLWNFDTTMTSLPDPQTAKAAVRLINYKNVLIDEKASTVFLKYKGMRIGFGGIGKGYAADRAKKLLQSKGVESGIVNAAGDLTTWGNRPDGQPWTIGIADPNQVRKALSTLQISNMAVATSGNYEKFAIIDGRKYSHTIDPTTGLPVSGIKSVTIICPSAELADAMATPVMVMGIRVGLDLINQLNMVGCIIIDDQDRMYCSDNIKISKP, encoded by the coding sequence ATGGAGACCAGTAGTAAAATTAGCTTACAAGCGTATTCGAAGGTTACGAAATTGATGGGAAACAGGTTTGAATTTACAGTTGTAAGCGGGAACGCTGAATGGGCTGAATCCCTTATTCATGAAGCGATTGCAGAAGTGCAAAGGATAGAACAATTGTTCACAACATTCAACGAGGCTAGCCAGGTAAATGCAATCAACAAGAATGCGGGTTCGCAACCTGTAAAGGTTGATCGTGAAGTGATTGAATTAATTCAGCGTTCTCTTAAAATCTCTGAAATTACCCAAGGCGCCTTCGACATTACTTATGGCGGCATCGACAAAAGTTTGTGGAATTTCGATACCACGATGACTTCCCTACCCGATCCTCAAACCGCCAAAGCCGCGGTGCGGTTAATCAATTACAAAAATGTTCTGATCGATGAAAAAGCGTCTACCGTATTCCTGAAATATAAAGGTATGCGCATCGGTTTTGGTGGAATCGGTAAAGGGTACGCTGCCGACAGGGCGAAAAAACTCCTGCAATCGAAAGGCGTAGAAAGCGGTATTGTAAACGCGGCGGGGGATTTGACCACCTGGGGAAATAGACCCGATGGTCAGCCATGGACCATCGGCATCGCGGATCCGAACCAGGTTAGAAAAGCCCTTTCTACTTTACAGATCAGCAACATGGCAGTTGCCACATCGGGGAATTATGAAAAATTTGCCATCATCGATGGTAGAAAATACTCGCACACGATAGATCCAACTACCGGGCTCCCGGTATCCGGGATAAAAAGCGTAACCATCATCTGCCCCAGTGCAGAGCTGGCGGATGCCATGGCTACGCCTGTAATGGTGATGGGTATAAGGGTTGGATTAGATCTAATCAATCAATTAAACATGGTTGGATGCATCATTATCGATGATCAAGACCGGATGTATTGTTCTGATAACATAAAAATTAGCAAACCATGA
- a CDS encoding SCO family protein gives MRLSKVIIIGFTVATLLVILYMGYSFFGKTPELPYVGEPGHTVGQFSFQDQSGRTITEKNLDGKVAVVEYFFTTCPGICKVMNKNLYDVYKAYGKDPKFIMLSHTVDPEMDSVPVLAAYAEKMNVDNSSNWHFLTGNKYDLYKAARTDYLLAVEEADVKTGSENDFIHTQYVALLDNNRRIRGFYDATDKQSIQKLMRDIKTLESSIDN, from the coding sequence ATGCGTTTATCAAAAGTTATCATCATCGGTTTTACAGTTGCCACTTTATTGGTCATCTTGTACATGGGATATTCTTTCTTCGGCAAAACGCCGGAGCTGCCGTATGTCGGGGAACCCGGTCACACGGTAGGACAATTCTCGTTCCAAGACCAATCCGGCCGAACAATTACGGAAAAAAATCTGGATGGCAAGGTGGCAGTAGTAGAGTATTTCTTTACAACATGCCCCGGAATTTGTAAAGTGATGAACAAAAACCTGTATGATGTTTATAAAGCGTATGGAAAAGATCCTAAGTTTATCATGCTGTCGCATACCGTTGATCCGGAAATGGACTCCGTACCTGTTTTAGCCGCCTACGCCGAAAAGATGAACGTAGATAATTCGTCCAACTGGCATTTCCTTACGGGGAATAAATATGATTTGTATAAAGCTGCGAGGACAGACTATTTACTTGCCGTTGAAGAGGCAGATGTAAAAACAGGTTCCGAGAATGATTTTATCCATACGCAGTACGTTGCATTACTGGATAACAACAGGAGGATCAGGGGTTTTTACGATGCCACGGACAAGCAAAGCATCCAGAAGTTGATGCGGGATATTAAAACGCTGGAAAGTTCAATTGATAACTAA
- a CDS encoding thioredoxin family protein yields MKWMLATALLYLLPNTAWLGNIQEAKTTATKEHKLILLNFSGSDWCGPCIRLTKDVFESENFSNYAKDNLVLVRADFPRQKKHRLDKEQVKRNEQMADQYNPNGIFPYTLLLDENGKILKSWEGNPGLDADEMIAAIKSVKDGDQ; encoded by the coding sequence ATGAAATGGATGTTAGCGACGGCACTCCTATATTTATTGCCTAATACCGCATGGCTGGGAAATATCCAGGAAGCCAAAACAACTGCAACAAAAGAACACAAATTAATCCTGTTAAACTTTTCCGGTTCCGATTGGTGCGGGCCTTGCATAAGGCTTACCAAGGATGTTTTTGAGTCCGAAAACTTTTCAAATTATGCAAAGGATAACCTGGTATTGGTGCGGGCCGATTTTCCCAGGCAAAAGAAGCACCGGTTGGATAAAGAACAGGTGAAAAGAAATGAACAAATGGCCGATCAATATAATCCCAACGGGATATTTCCTTACACACTTCTATTGGATGAAAACGGGAAAATCCTGAAATCATGGGAAGGTAACCCGGGCCTCGATGCCGATGAAATGATTGCGGCCATAAAATCTGTGAAGGATGGAGACCAGTAG
- a CDS encoding MutS-related protein yields MSLMTDKQTLNDLNIFGKAGAEGIYSIFNRTFTRGGALLLEQMFRSPLSDVEEINNRSSTIRFFAEGDIAFPFESAWFDAADQYLQQTDSRTRLNAEDQTLARKFNQLIASDTEFKNTEKGILHLLRLLQASHAFVKKMLQQVKQEHFKQQLRKIAAILEADALMPLQQESLKAKLPYATLAKYDQLLRFRHREEMLKLLEAIYWIDVYASVAKVAKERNYVFPEAKAKEEQLVILEDFYHPALTDPVVNTLEISPGGNIIFLTGANMAGKSTFMKSLGVAMYLAHMGFPVAASKMEFSVRDGIFTTINLPDNLRQGASHFYAEVLRVKQVAQELSRDKYLFVIFDELFRGTNVKDAYEATIAITKGVARRNNCMFIVSTHIMEAGEVLKEACKNIQFLYLPTHLDGTKPVYTHKLTKGITADRHGMIIIENEGIIDMLRKAKQ; encoded by the coding sequence ATGAGTTTGATGACTGATAAACAAACGCTCAACGATCTGAACATCTTTGGTAAAGCTGGGGCTGAAGGTATTTACAGTATCTTCAACCGCACCTTTACCCGGGGTGGGGCCTTGTTGTTGGAGCAGATGTTCCGTTCCCCGCTTTCCGATGTTGAAGAGATCAATAACCGCAGCTCGACGATCCGATTTTTCGCGGAAGGCGATATTGCTTTCCCTTTCGAAAGCGCCTGGTTTGATGCGGCCGATCAATACCTGCAACAAACAGATAGCCGTACGCGCTTAAATGCGGAAGATCAAACGCTTGCCAGGAAGTTTAATCAATTAATCGCTTCCGATACGGAATTTAAGAATACCGAGAAGGGTATCTTGCATCTGCTCAGGTTATTACAAGCCAGCCATGCTTTCGTAAAAAAAATGTTGCAGCAGGTAAAGCAAGAGCATTTCAAGCAACAACTTCGTAAAATTGCAGCCATCCTGGAAGCGGATGCCCTGATGCCGCTACAGCAGGAATCGCTGAAGGCTAAGCTGCCGTATGCTACTTTGGCGAAGTATGACCAGTTATTAAGATTCCGCCACCGGGAGGAGATGTTGAAGTTACTAGAGGCTATTTATTGGATCGATGTATATGCTTCAGTTGCCAAAGTTGCCAAGGAGCGGAATTACGTGTTTCCGGAAGCTAAAGCTAAGGAAGAGCAATTGGTTATCTTGGAAGATTTTTATCATCCGGCGCTTACCGACCCTGTTGTAAATACGCTCGAAATATCCCCCGGTGGTAATATTATTTTCCTGACAGGCGCTAACATGGCCGGGAAATCTACCTTCATGAAATCATTGGGCGTTGCCATGTACCTGGCACATATGGGATTCCCGGTAGCTGCTTCCAAAATGGAGTTTTCCGTGAGGGACGGGATATTTACTACGATTAACCTGCCAGATAATTTACGCCAGGGCGCCAGTCATTTCTATGCAGAAGTGTTGCGAGTAAAACAGGTAGCCCAGGAATTAAGCCGGGATAAGTACCTGTTCGTAATATTTGATGAACTGTTCAGGGGAACGAATGTAAAAGATGCATACGAGGCTACGATTGCTATTACGAAAGGCGTTGCCCGCAGGAATAACTGCATGTTCATCGTTTCTACACACATCATGGAAGCCGGGGAAGTATTGAAGGAAGCTTGTAAAAATATCCAGTTTTTATATTTACCCACGCATCTCGATGGAACTAAGCCCGTTTATACGCACAAGTTAACAAAAGGAATTACCGCAGATCGGCACGGGATGATTATCATAGAAAACGAGGGGATCATTGATATGTTACGGAAAGCAAAACAATAA
- a CDS encoding DUF3570 domain-containing protein: MKKIQFGILAMYFAMLATGTKAQQAPATDSSHYKIKKLTLDEINIVSGYYHQDGNNSAVTGGIGTEKLTDFANTFDVQVSKVNKNDHKHTFLLELGIDHYTSASSDKIDPNTISSASSADTRIYPSLTWTNTDNKTGNSFGASLYYSSEYDYQSIGAGLSLSRISKDQNRQFDVHLQAFLDHWTVILPYELRPSKPGSYEPVKSAGTEPRNSFSASFALSQVINTRLQAMVIVEPSYQHGLLATRYQRNYFTDGSVLPENLPGNRYKLPIGLRLNYFLDDHFIIRTFYRFYMDDWGVRAHTAEIEVPIKFTSFVSLSPFYRYNTQQGTRYFAPYGQHAPGTEFFTSDYDLATQHSSFVGTGLRLAPPRGVFHWQRFNQLELRYGHYMRSTGLNSNILTLGMKFK; the protein is encoded by the coding sequence ATGAAGAAGATTCAATTTGGTATCCTGGCCATGTACTTTGCAATGTTGGCCACAGGAACGAAAGCGCAGCAAGCGCCTGCTACCGATTCATCGCATTACAAGATCAAGAAATTAACATTAGATGAGATCAATATCGTGTCGGGATATTATCACCAAGATGGCAATAATTCGGCCGTAACGGGCGGCATCGGAACGGAAAAACTCACCGACTTTGCTAATACTTTCGATGTACAGGTGTCGAAAGTGAATAAAAATGATCATAAACATACCTTCTTATTAGAATTGGGGATCGATCATTACACTTCCGCTTCATCGGATAAAATCGATCCTAATACGATTTCCTCCGCATCCAGCGCAGATACTCGTATTTATCCTTCTTTAACTTGGACGAATACCGATAACAAAACCGGCAATTCCTTCGGTGCATCACTGTACTATTCATCAGAATATGATTATCAATCCATCGGCGCCGGCTTAAGCTTAAGCAGGATTTCCAAGGATCAAAACCGGCAGTTCGACGTTCATTTGCAAGCATTCCTGGATCACTGGACAGTAATATTACCTTACGAGTTAAGGCCTTCCAAACCGGGAAGTTACGAACCAGTAAAAAGCGCCGGTACGGAGCCACGCAATTCGTTTAGCGCTTCTTTTGCCTTGTCGCAAGTCATCAATACCAGGTTGCAGGCCATGGTTATCGTGGAACCGTCTTACCAACACGGTTTATTGGCAACACGCTATCAAAGGAATTATTTTACCGATGGCAGCGTGCTGCCGGAAAACTTACCCGGCAACCGTTATAAATTACCGATCGGTTTGCGGCTCAATTATTTTCTGGACGACCATTTCATTATCCGGACTTTCTACCGTTTCTATATGGATGATTGGGGTGTGAGGGCACATACGGCGGAAATTGAAGTGCCGATTAAATTTACCTCGTTCGTGTCGCTAAGTCCGTTCTACCGCTATAATACCCAGCAGGGAACCCGGTATTTTGCGCCCTATGGGCAGCATGCACCCGGTACGGAGTTTTTCACCAGCGATTATGACCTGGCCACGCAGCATAGTTCATTCGTAGGCACCGGGCTTCGCTTGGCGCCACCGAGGGGCGTATTTCATTGGCAGCGGTTTAACCAGTTGGAATTGAGATACGGTCATTACATGCGATCTACTGGCCTTAACAGTAATATCTTGACACTCGGAATGAAATTTAAATAA
- a CDS encoding DUF4266 domain-containing protein: MKRLKVGISCLAMMGLIGFSACATVKPYQKNRINDAEMELSARKTQRFEQNFQLYREGGSGANGGKSGGGCGCN, from the coding sequence ATGAAAAGGCTCAAGGTAGGAATCTCATGCCTGGCAATGATGGGGCTCATCGGTTTTAGCGCCTGCGCTACCGTAAAACCTTACCAGAAGAACAGGATCAACGATGCGGAAATGGAATTATCCGCCAGGAAAACACAAAGGTTCGAACAGAACTTCCAATTGTACCGGGAAGGCGGATCAGGGGCCAACGGTGGTAAAAGTGGCGGGGGCTGCGGTTGTAATTAA
- a CDS encoding ABC transporter ATP-binding protein, which produces MENAIVKVENLSHKYTSQWAVRDINFEIRSQGVVGLLGSNGAGKSTTMNIICGVLKQTKGDVYINGINLKDNPVEAKKNIGFMPQKLPLHLDFTVEEYLTYCAELRMVEKAKIKSAVVEASERCGVAHFRERLLRNLSGGYQQRVGIAQAIVHNPKFVVLDEPTNGLDPNQIVEVRHLIKDISKERSVLLSTHILTEVQATCQEIKMIEEGQLVFSGTMEMFDNYIEPNTLVISLDTPPVEERLKEIEGIRSVEQLSPYKFRMGYDGDKYTAQRLAVMSVQQGWGLMELMIEKSNLDAVFARLSKKSK; this is translated from the coding sequence ATGGAAAACGCCATTGTAAAAGTTGAAAATTTATCGCACAAGTATACTTCCCAGTGGGCAGTGCGCGATATCAATTTCGAAATCCGCAGCCAAGGTGTGGTAGGGTTATTGGGCTCCAACGGCGCCGGGAAGTCAACCACGATGAATATTATCTGCGGTGTACTCAAGCAAACAAAAGGTGACGTGTACATCAACGGGATCAACCTGAAGGATAACCCGGTAGAAGCTAAGAAAAATATCGGTTTCATGCCCCAGAAATTGCCTTTGCACCTTGATTTTACCGTCGAAGAATACCTTACTTATTGCGCTGAATTGCGGATGGTGGAAAAGGCAAAGATTAAATCTGCCGTGGTAGAAGCTTCCGAAAGATGCGGTGTCGCGCACTTCAGGGAAAGGTTGTTGCGCAACCTTTCAGGTGGTTACCAGCAAAGAGTGGGCATCGCGCAAGCCATCGTTCACAACCCTAAGTTCGTAGTACTGGATGAACCGACCAACGGGCTGGATCCTAACCAGATCGTAGAAGTTAGGCACTTGATCAAGGATATTTCAAAAGAACGGTCCGTATTGCTTTCTACCCACATCCTTACAGAAGTGCAGGCTACTTGCCAGGAAATTAAGATGATCGAGGAAGGACAATTGGTATTCTCAGGAACCATGGAAATGTTTGATAACTATATCGAACCCAATACGCTCGTTATTTCCCTCGATACGCCACCGGTAGAAGAAAGGTTGAAAGAAATAGAAGGCATCCGCTCAGTCGAACAACTGTCGCCTTACAAGTTCAGGATGGGATATGACGGGGATAAATATACCGCGCAGCGACTTGCCGTTATGAGTGTGCAGCAAGGATGGGGACTGATGGAGTTAATGATTGAAAAAAGCAACCTGGATGCCGTGTTCGCACGCCTCTCGAAAAAATCGAAATAA